One part of the Arabidopsis thaliana chromosome 1 sequence genome encodes these proteins:
- a CDS encoding Prolyl oligopeptidase family protein, translating to MAVTYLLRRYKPATISSVLSFSTKCFVGRTSSLSVPTEAPPVPKKIPFAISSHGITRQDPFHWMKNTDDTDFVDFLKRENSYSQAFMADTETLRRDLFSEMKTRIPEEIFTPPERWGQWLYRQYIPKGKEYPLLCRRLEKGKTNWLSGLFRGEEEEVVLDWNQIAEQFGYVHVGVCRVSPDHNYLAYTVDPEGGERFILQIKDLRTDRLVPRLEVDGVVSLAWALDGITLFYTVTDENQRPHRVVVTNVESDGRDDAVVFTERDSSFCVDITTTKDGKFVTINSNSRTSSEVYIVNADKPMAGLQRTRERVPGVQCFLEHHNGFFYILTNSPSNAISEWSGEGYYLTRCLVEEIEASDWQTVFRPDDDVVIQDMDMFNDYLVLYLNKKGLPMLCSIDMPIKANTKHMDDLVPWYFPLPVDSCSVAPGSNHDFQSSIYRVVLSSPVIPDTIVDYDVSRRLFSIVQQEGGVVDNSDSSKPWYTADRSTENNGQLNDRTSEGEDGQLDSRMPKWEDLSDTYVCERQEVSSHDGVEVPLTILYSREAWKKSESPGMLIGYGAYGEVLDKSWCTNRLSMLDRGWVIAFADVRGGGSGEFSWHKSGTRSLKQNSIQDFIYSAKYLVEKGYVHRHHLAAVGYSAGAILPAAAMNMHPSLFQAVILKVPFVDVLNTLSDPNLPLTLLDHEEFGNPDNQTDFGSILSYSPYDKIRKDVCYPSMLVTTSFHDSRVGVWEGAKWVAKIRDSTCHDCSRAVILKTNMNGGHFGEGGRYAQCEETAFDYAFLLKVMGHHNNR from the exons ATGGCAGTAACATATCTTCTCCGGCGTTACAAGCCGGCGACAATATCATCAGTTTTGTCTTTCTCGACGAAATGTTTTGTTGGACGAACATCATCACTCTCTGTTCCAACGGAAGCTCCTCCGGTTCCAAAGAAGATCCCATTCGCAATCTCATCTCATGGGATCACAAGACAAGATCCTTTCCATTGGATGAAGAATACGGACGACACCGATTTCGTCGACTTCCTCAAGCGTGAGAACTCATACTCTCAAGCTTTCATGGCTGACACAGAAACCCTGAGGCGTGATTTATTCTCCGAGATGAAAACTCGTATTCCAGAAGAGATTTTCACTCCTCCTGAGCGTTGGGGACAATG GTTATATAGACAATACATACCCAAAGGAAAAGAGTATCCTCTTCTATGTAGGAGATTGGAGAAGGGTAAAACAAATTGGCTCTCTGGTCTTTTtcgtggagaagaagaagaagttgtgcTTGACTGGAATCAAATTGCAGAGCAGTTTG GTTATGTTCATGTTGGAGTTTGTCGGGTTTCACCTGATCATAACTATCTGGCGTACACGGTTGATCCCGAAGGAGGTGAGCGTTTCATTCTCCAGATTAAGGATTTAAGAACTGATCGGTTAGTTCCGAGGTTGGAAGTTGATGGAGTTGTTAGCTTGGCATGGGCTTTAGATGGAATCACCTTGTTTTACACTGTTACAGATGAAAACCAAAGACCTCACAG GGTTGTTGTCACAAATGTTGAATCAGATGGGAGAGATGATGCCGTAGTGTTTACCGAAAGAGATTCCAGTTTCTGTGTAGACATAACGACCACAAAAGATGGCAAGTTTGTTACTATCAATTCAAACTCAAGGACTTCATCCGAG GTTTATATTGTAAATGCTGATAAGCCAATGGCTGGTTTGCAAAGAACTCGCGAACGAGTTCCTGGCGTGCAGTGTTTTCTTGAACATCACAATGGGTTCTTTTACATTCTTACAAATTCTCCCTCAAATGCAATTAGTGAGTGGTCTGGTGAAGGCTACTATTTGACTAGATGCTTAGTAGAGGAAATTGAAGCATCTGACTGGCAGACTGTTTTCCGTCCAGATGATGATGTGGTTATACAAGATATGGACATGTTCAATGACTACTTAGTGCTTTATCTTAATAAGAAAGGCTTACCTATGCTCTGTTCCATTGATATGCCCATAAAAGCAAATACGAAG CATATGGATGATCTTGTTCCCTGGTATTTTCCACTTCCAGTTGATTCATGCAGTGTTGCCCCTGGTTCAAACCACGACTTCCAGAGCTCTATATACCGAGTGGTGCTTTCGTCTCCTGTG ATTCCTGACACTATCGTTGACTATGACGTGTCAAGAAGATTGTTCTCAATTGTGCAGCAGGAGGGAGGGGTTGTAGATAATTCTGATAGTAGTAAGCCATGGTACACAGCAGATCGCTCTACAGAGAATAACGGTCAACTTAATGATAGAACCAGCGAGGGAGAAGATGGTCAGTTAGATTCTCGAATGCCTAAATGGGAGGACTTATCTGATACATATGTTTGTGAAAGACAAGAAGTTTCTTCACATGACGGAGTTGAAGTCCCTCTTACAATTCTGTATTCACGAGAAGCATGGAAGAAGAGTGAGTCACCGGGAATGTTGATAGGTTATGGCGCTTATGGAGAAGTTTTGGACAAAAGCTGGTGCACAAATCGATTGAGTATGCTTGATCGTGGTTGGGTGATTGCTTTTGCTGATGTGAG GGGAGGAGGCAGTGGGGAGTTTTCATGGCACAAATCCGGAACTAGATCgttgaaacaaaattcaatcCAAGATTTCATATACAGTGCTAAATATCTAGTCGAAAAAGGCTATGTGCATAGACATCATCTTGCTGCTGTTGGGTACAGTGCAGGAGCTATTCTTCCAGCTGCAGCTATGAATATGCACCCGAGTCTATTTCAAGCTGTGATTTTGAAG GTTCCTTTTGTAGATGTATTAAACACATTATCGGATCCAAATTTACCTCTCACACTCCTGGACCATGAAGAATTCGGGAACCCAGACAACCAAACTGACTTCGGATCGATCCTTAGCTATTCTCCATATGATAAGATACGAAAAGATGTTTGCTATCCGTCCATGCTTGTCACTACTTCGTTTCATGACTCAAG GGTTGGAGTATGGGAAGGTGCAAAATGGGTGGCTAAGATAAGGGATAGTACGTGCCACGACTGCTCCCGAGCTGTGattctgaaaacaaatatgaacGGAGGGCATTTTGGTGAAGGTGGTCGCTATGCTCAATGCGAAGAGACTGCCTTTGATTATGCTTTTCTTCTCAAAGTTATGGGTCATCACAACAATAGATAA
- a CDS encoding BSD domain-containing protein (BSD domain-containing protein; INVOLVED IN: biological_process unknown; EXPRESSED IN: 24 plant structures; EXPRESSED DURING: 15 growth stages; CONTAINS InterPro DOMAIN/s: BSD (InterPro:IPR005607); BEST Arabidopsis thaliana protein match is: BSD domain-containing protein (TAIR:AT1G26300.1); Has 264 Blast hits to 264 proteins in 50 species: Archae - 4; Bacteria - 7; Metazoa - 53; Fungi - 11; Plants - 174; Viruses - 0; Other Eukaryotes - 15 (source: NCBI BLink).), giving the protein MEDLWKRAKSFAEEAAKKSQTITLQSSSTTFVNLVTETAKKSKEFALEASKKADSINVSEFVAETAKKSKEFAAEVSTKADQLKVVALKQADQIQNIKSIADIIPGGLGGSGSGGGGSEISESELVSFGITDDLREFVKGLTSATFQAFPEQDESSEVSDLETSASNVRKDLSEWQERHATLVLGSVKQISKLRYELCPRVMKERRFWRIYFTLVSTHVAPYERKYMEELRNKAESKDEEAKKSPGLGRTESAEKNRISTASSEQDLDTFLLGDLEDSDEAPDDGDGDDGGSLGDDDFDKIGNSDVEEEKESNAAKN; this is encoded by the exons atggaagatcTATGGAAGAGAGCGAAATCGTTTGCAGAAGAAGCAGCGAAGAAATCACAAACCATAACACTACaatcatcttcaacaacattCGTCAATCTCGTCACCGAAACCGCTAAAAAATCCAAAGAGTTCGCTCTCGAAGCTTCTAAGAAAGCTGATTCGATCAATGTCTCCGAGTTCGTCGCCGAGACGGCGAAGAAGTCAAAGGAATTCGCTGCTGAGGTTTCAACGAAAGCGGATCAGCTCAAAGTCGTAGCATTGAAACAAGCTGATCAGATCCAGAATATAAAATCGATTGCCGACATTATACCTGGAGGATTAGGAGGATCAGGatctggtggtggtggttctGAGATTTCTGAATCTGAGCTTGTTAGTTTTGGTATTACTGATGATTTGAGAGAGTTTGTTAAAGGTTTGACATCTGCTACGTTCCAGGCTTTTCCTGAACAAg ATGAATCGTCGGAAGTTTCTGATTTGGAAACAAGTGCGTCGAATGTTCGGAAGGATCTTTCTGAGTGGCAGGAGAGACATGCCACTCTTGTTCTTGGTTCTGTCAAG CAAATTTCGAAGTTGAGATATGAACTATGCCCACGAGTTATGAAAGAAAGGAGGTTCTGGAGGATATACTTTACCTTAGTGAGCACTCATGTTGCACC ATATGAAAGGAAGTACATGGAGGAACTTAGGAACAAAGCAGAGagtaaagatgaagaagctaagAAGAGTCCAGGGCTTGGAAGGACAGAATCAGCTGAAAAGAACAGAATATCTACTGCATCGTCTGAGCAAGATCTCGATACATTCCTGCTGGGAGATCTAGAAGACAGTGACGAAGCTCCTG atgatggtgatggtgatgatggagGAAGCCTGGGTGATGATGACTTTGACAAGATTGGCAACTCT GATgttgaggaagagaaagaatcaaatGCAgcaaaaaattag